The genomic window gacactcactagctttgtgactcttggTAAATCCCttaacaaagacaaagaaatgattgaaaaaatgactgaacaaccacaaaattatTATTGAATTCCATTGAAATTGAAGCTCTTGGAGAATGTGCCCTGGCATGAACTTGATTGGGTTGATTCCCACCTAACCCTAGAGACTTGGGGCAATTGAATATCCTTGGAGGTCAGGCCAAGAGGTTCAGCCCTGGTGGAGCATAGAACAGGGTCTGTCAGAGGTGCTAATTAAGGGTAGGGAAGCAGCAGCTGGGGCTGAGAGACACAGGGCATGCCCTCGCAGAACCCCTGGGTTTATGGGAGAGACTGGGCCTTGCCCCTGGGGAGTTCTTGACCTCCAAGATCCTTCCTggccccttccctccctcatcctGTACCTGCCTGTCCCTTAGATCCACTGATCCAAGTGCACCCACCTGGCATCGTCCAGGAAGGGCAGGCGGTGGCTCTCACCTGCACCTTGCCTGGGGAGGAGCAGCAGAATGTCTCCTACAGCTGGTTCAAGAATAATGTGTGGATTGAGGAATTGGCTGTCCAGACTCTTACCTACACCCAAGTCAGCAGCACAAATGCCGGCTTCTACTTCTGCCAGGTGCAGAATTCCAAAGGCATCAAGGCCTCCCCACCTGTTAACTTAGTGGTCACCTGTGAGTCACCCTCATCCTTGGCAGGGGTTGGGGCTGGAAGGGTGGGGGGGCCCTTTGGCAGCTGAGGGGTGTGATGTGACCTATTCCATCTTCGTGGCAACAGCCCCAGGAGCAGCAGCTCCATGTTCTGGAGATAGCCCTGGGCTTGGTGTCAAGAAAATCAGGTCCCACCCTGTCTCTTCTGCagagtggctgtgtgaccttggggaagtcacttctctctggggatcagttcctcatctgttaaatgagaggggTTTGCTCTCTGTAAGCTCTTTCTTCCTCCAGTTGATGACCATAGACCAATAGCTCCACTCAGCCCGATTCCTGGGTCTTTTGCACTTTCCAAACAGTTTCTCCATCTAGGACCACCCTCCTCTTCCCCATTCTATCCCATCATAACACAGTTCCTATGCTCACTTCCAATGgtgaaattctgtgactctgtgacTCCACAGTGGTAGAGCCTTGAGAAAGACACCTATCTTCTCAGTCTCACTTTCCATCAATGAAAGGGGGTAATAGTACTTCAATTTCCTACCTCACAGAGCTTCTGTGGGAAAACAAAGTGTTCTCTGAATAAATATGAAGATATagagggtatcccaaaagtcttggtgcagctTTAAGCTATTAAATCAcccacattgtgtgtgtgtgttctctccAATATGATGTTCTTTTTAAATGGCCATCATAAGCCTTCATAAATGTACAGGCATCCTGGGGACCCGATAGGAGGCAGCAGCCATGGGACTCCAAGAAAGGTTAGGGGTTGGGAAGCCAGTAACTCTCCTTGGAGAAATCCTGtaaagcttcctggaggagatgtGATGGGACACTAGCCACCATTCTTCCCGTCATACTGGTTCTTCTTTTGGGTCCCTGGATCTGGCTAGGTATTCTCTCTCAACTTTCATCTCTGATCTGTGCAGATCCACCAAGGGTCCCCGTGCTCACCTCCTTCCTGGAAACCCAGAGGGGCCAGAGAGCCATCATCCATTGCTCCGTGGACAGCAAGCCCCAGGCCAACCTGAGCCTTCGGCATGCTGGCCAGCTACTGGCCTCCTCAAATTCCCAGGACACACCCAGTCAACGCTTCAGTGTCTCTAGTGGCTACAACTCCCTGCGCTTGACTATTCAAGGACTGGAGGCTGATGATGGTGGGGACTACCAGTGTGAGGCCATCAATGCCCTTGGAAAGGCCACCTCCAACCATGACCTCAAGGCCAACAGTAAGGGTGACATAGAAGCTGAGGCAGTGGTGGGGCAGTCATGGGGAGGGGCTCAGGGATGCTGCTGGGGGCATTCACTCTGGACTGTCTTCCAAGAATCTCAAGGACCTTCCTAGAGGTAGCTCTTCTTGTATATATTGAGTAAACCCTATGAGGTAGAGAATTGGATTAAGCATTAAGGGCTggtcctgctctcagggagcctCTGTCTAGACCTGAAAAAATGTGCCCTGAGAAAAAGGAAGgttcatttaaattaaaaaaaaaaaaaagatggggagaggagaaatccCAGAAGAATTCTTGGAGCAGGCAGTGTAGAGTTAAGGTCAAGGTAGCCTGAAGTGGGTTCTGGGCCTCAGGAGTCTCAGAGGCAGGTGGCTGGGGCTCTGATGAATTAATCTATGTGTTCCCTGACCCTTTCCCCTGCATTCTCCACAGCAGCCTGGGTTGGAATTGATCCCGCTGACGAGGTGGTGGAAGGCAAGGAAGTGACACTGAGCTGTGTGGCTGCCCAGGGTGACCAGCCCTATGCCCTCTATACCTGGTACCGGAATGGAGAGTGGCTGCAGGAAGGACCCTTCAGCTTCCTCACCTTCCCCAAGGTGCTCAGTGTTAACTCAGGCTCCTACCACTGCCGGGCCCAGGATAGCCTGGGCAGCAGTCGAACCTCGCCTCCTGCTGCACTTACTGTTCTCTGTGAGTATATTCCAAGAtgttgggatggggagggaatgCTATGGGTTAGGGAATCCTCTTGACCTCCCTGCCTCCATCCATCCAACATCACACCCAGTAATTCCTTACTGAACACCTGCTGGGTGCTTGGGCACAGTGCCAGACAGTGGTGGGGGCCTGGAGAGTGGGTGAGGGGGCAAGGGTTTATCCGTGTCTTTCAGGAGTTTGAAGACTAGTTTAATTCACTTCAATTCAGAAAGCACTGATTCAatgtctattatgtgtcaggaacATGATATTTTGagggaagaaaggcaaaaaccaatccctaccctcaaggaactcagaaTCTAATGGGGTGGACTACATGCAAATAAGTATGTATGGACAAGATATAGAGACAAGATGAATGGGCAATCCccgagggaaggcactagcactgggggactgggaaaagcttcttgaagaAGGGGGCATTTGAATTGAGTATAGAAGGAgaccagggaagtcaggaggcagaggcaTAGAAAAGGTGAGGAGCTGAGAGATGTCATGGGTAGCAAGGTAGCTAGAtaatagagtgtgtgtgtgtgtgtgtgtgtgtgtgtgtgtgtgtgtgtgtgtgtatgtgtgtgtggtgtgtgtctgaCAGGACAATAGCCACCACTGCACATCCCTCActtctcctttgccttttccCTGCTCATAGACCCCCCACGGCAACCCACACTTACTGCCTTGGTTGACATGGAGGCCGGTAGGCTGGGCCTTCTCTTGTGCAGAGTAGATAGTGACCCACCAGCTGATCTGAGGCTGCTCCAAGGAGACCAGCTTGTGGCCACCTCTCGTTGTGGGTGTGGATGTGGGCAGAGCCATCCTCGAGCTCAGGCAACCTCCAGTCCTAATTCCCTTCGTGTGGAGATCCACAATGTGGTGCTGGAAGATGAAGGCGAGTACACGTGTGAAGCCACCAATAGTCTTGGCAATTCCACAGCCTCCGTGGCTTTTCAAGCCCAGAGTGAGTATTTCAGAAGATGGCCTCAGGGAAGTTGGAGAGATGGGTGTTTGGGTGAATTGATGGAGAGATGGTTTGGGGGACCAAGGACAGGTACTTAGGTAtagtggagggggaaggaggagggggcttAGCGGGAAGGATGGGTGTGGCTATAGCCATGGGATCAGTCCTTAGTGAATGGGACAGTGAGTCTTGGTGGGTCCAAGTGACATTTGAGTGAGACTGAGCAATGTTACAGCTTTGGATTGAACTATCTGTGgacctagcaaaaaaaaaaaaaaagtggtcttAAGAAAGGAGAACCATGTCTAGAATGAGTTTCAGTATGCTCATGGTGTTCctccttagtttccccatttgtaaaacgGGCTGCTGAATTAGTTCATTATggtccttctagttctaatattaCATGGTACAAATTTCCAGCCTTGATACTGATGAGCTATGGCATcttaccaggactcacatctgAGTTGGGTGATGGGCTTCCTGCATGGAGGGAGAGGAATTGATAAAATCAGTGATATCCCTGATCTCTCTTAGGCACAATCATGCATGGAGGCTGGGGAGGGATGATGTGGCTGTCAGTCCCATCTTTTGTGGTTGGTAGGACCAGACACAGGTGTGGAGGCAGGAGGATGGTCCTCATGACCTTAACTTCAGGCATCCCTGACTCCATGACTTTGATCTCCTCCCTAGGTACCCATTTGGTCATCTTTCCATCAACAACGGTGAAGGAAGGTGAAGAGGCCAATCTGACCTGCGTCGTGATCCGGGAGTCAAACAATAGTCTCATGAATTTCACTTGGTACCGGGACGGGGCCCAGTGGGCCCAGGGATCACAAGAAACTGTGGTCCTTCAGCCTGTGACTAGGACAGATGCTGCCCTTTATTCCTGCCATGTCAGTACCCAAATAGGGGAGAGACGCTCCCCCACAGTGGCTCTGCATGTGCTGTGTGAGTGAAGGGGCACAGGGGCAAACTATGGATGGATTAGAATATGTTTGAAGAAGGTGGATTTGGGTGGGGAAGATGAAGAGGGATAGAGTGTCTGGGAGGATGAGGCTTGGTCTGAGGCAAACTCTAGCATTGGAACTGAGTTTAGCTCTGGCACTGGGGCCAGGCTAGCTTTAGCACTGGATTTGAGGCTAGCTCTGGTGTTGGGGTTGAGGTTAGCTCTAGAATTGGGACTGAGGCTAGCTCTCCCATGGAGTTAATAGCCTATGTTTATATtatgattttaattttatctttgtagtgcaaatgttctttttctcatttaatagGTGAGAAAACAGGCTTAGAAAGGTTGAGGACTTGGTCAGTGGTCACACAGTGTAGAATAGTGTGAAGAAAAGCATTGACTTTGAaataagaagatctgagtttgagtcctaCCTTTGTCTAttgactagccatgtgaccttgggaaagtcacttaacttttctaggcATCTGAGAAGTGCCATAGTGCATACAGCATatgacctagagtcagaaagactcatattcatgaattcatgacctcagacacttaatagctatgtgagtAAGTGTaagggcaagtcccttaactcgtttgcctcagtttcctcatctgtcaaatgagctggagaaggaagtggcaaactactccaaactctttgccaagaaaatcccgaataaggtcttgaagagtcagacacatctgaaCAACAAATTTTCTAGATGtcagtttctttcctctctaaAAGGAAGGTGTTAGACAAGctgacctttaaagtcccttccagctctgaggctTAGGGTGTGAGGGCTAGTAGGACAGTGTTTCAGGATGCATAGGGTTTGGCTGGGAATAGGACAGGCCAGTCTGGAACATAGAGCTGGCTTCGGGGAGGTGCTAGAATGTGGGTTGGAGCTTGGGTTGAGCCGTATGACTGAAGGTGTGTTGTAACTACTATTAGGCTATGATGAGGGTATACCTGGGTGACAGGGTTGGGGAGTCAGCTGAATCctacctctcttccctcttcagaCCCTCCAGCTTCCCCTCATCTTTCTGCCTTCCTGGACACTACTGGGGGCCGCGTGGCCGTATTCCTCTGCACCATTGACAGCAATCCCCCTGCAACAATGACCCTGTTCCATGGAGAGGAGCTGGTGGCTTCCAGCCTCAGCTCCAGGGTTTTGGAGGGCAGGCAGCTCCAGGTAGAAGCTAGCCCTAACTCCCTGAAGATGGAAATCAAGGATCTGAGACTAGAAGACACTGGGAACTACCGATGCCAGGCCACTAATGCTCATGGCTCAGCCTCCACCACGATCTTTTTTCAAGTTCATGGTTAGTGTGTCTCTGCTGTCTCCCTTGGTCCTTCCTTCTTGGCAACTGAGAGTTGAACTTGTAATCTGGAAAGATTTTCCTCTAGCACACACTAGCTACATGACCAGGGGTAAATCGCTTGacacctctgagcctcagtttccttaactaaaatgggctagcaataccactacctcacagagtttttgaaagaattaagtagaataatgtatgtaaactgcccagtgcttagcatagtacctggcacagagtaagtgcttcataaatgttcattgattgattgatattttaCTAGACCCATGAGAGAGGGCAATGAAAGAAGTACATGGAAAGGGTGGCTTAGGGTGCAGTGTTATTaaatgagtgagagaaagaggGTCAGGTTGAAGGGGAGTGTACTCAACATGTAGTTCAACCACCTATGGAAGATATCTACTACAAGGAGATAAGATTGCTTCTGAGGGATATTTGACAAacatccaaatcattgataaaatggTGAAAGCAATAGGACCAAAGATGATCCCTGAAGCACCCTGTTGTAGACCCTCCTAGGTAGCCTTGGGGCACCCCTCTGTAAGCCTTTCAAATTACTAATGATTTCCAGTCATTCACTGAGTTCACATCAGgactgttatttttgttttgtacgATGCAGTTTGACTGGCTGATGGGGAAGTTTTGAGAATTTACCAAAAGATTTATCGAGGTTTCTCATACCATTCTGGTAAACATGATGACAGAAGATGGGCTTGTAAACATGGTCCAGCTAGgagaattttgaaattattttttttagcattatACATTCAttagaattttgaaattcaagacAGGAACCAAGCCTACTCATTTCCCCAATTTTTAGCCCACAACTGGTCACATAAGCAGGTTTTCAACTTGTCCTTTAAGCAACAGTGCACTGGGCCAAGATAATATCTATCAATGTTAGACTGTGAGTTTATGTGGAAATTATGACTTAAAAGGCAAGCCACATGGCAGTACTGCTATACATCATCtcctgtttacagatgaggaaactgagtcagaggctaagtgacttgccttgggtcataaagatactaagtatctgagtcagTATTTGATATCAGGTCTCTGACTCCGGGTCCTGTTCATCACCAAGATGCCACTTTTTACAACTGGTGtggccttggaaaagtcatttcatttcttggaATCTCTGATTCCTCTAGTGTAATTTGAGGATGCTGGACTCAAAGCTCTTAGAGGTGCACTTCTACTTTAAATTTGAGATCTTAAAATTTGAGAATTCCTCTCTGCAACACTAACCAGTGCCACTAGGTGGTGGTAGACCACCATGCCAGAAGCTATTTAAGGTCACGACAAACAAAAAACGTTTTTCTGGCATGTAACttgattaaaataaatttgattttcaagtaAAGGCATTATGACTAGAGATAAAACAGTGAAGAAAGTGTCTTTAAAATATGCGTCTGAAGGAGGTGGTCCCTTCTTCTTTCTAGTTTAGTTATAGTGGAATCCCAGACTAGGAGGTGCCAACATAAGTTGTGAAACTGGAGCTCAGGCCCAGTGCCAGAGGCCTCTGCAGAGGTCCAGCCCTGAGGTCACCCAGCTGCAGGCTGGACAGCTCTGCAGCCTTGGGCCAGGCTCTTCATTATCTATAATGAAGAAGAGGGCTCATTCATTCAGCAtaacaattctctctctctctctctctctctctctctctctctctctctctctctctctctctttctctctctctctctctccctcctcttcaaataaatcaacaaaaatgtttatacaaaaataaatgcatAGTAATTTTTGTGGTTGGGGGAGTGAGGACGCTAACGGCTGAGATGAGGGAACCTCTCACATGGGAGGTAGACCTCAagttgagctttgaaagaagctaggaattctgGGAGGCAGAGGACAGAAGGGGCTTCATTCCAAGCACGAGGAGCAGTCTGGACAGAGGCACACAACGAGGACATGGGATGTCATTGTGTGTGGCAGTGTAGCTAGGATGTAGgttcttccagttcaaaatctgtGAAGCTGCCAGTATTCCAAGAATGGGAAGCTCCCTTTCTCCTGAGGCAGATCATTTcactgtgtgtctgtgtatgtgtgtatccgtgcatgtgcgtgtgtgtgtgtgtgtatgtgatgacCTTCCTTATATTCTGCTGTGATCTACCTTCCGAGCTGCATCTCACAAATAGCCCAAGGCACCACCAAGGAGCTGTTCATGATCCAGTGCAGCCTGGAGATATGGCAGCTGCAAAGGGGACTGAGAAAAGCCACTCTGGGGATCATTCCCTcctgtctcctcattttacaaataaggaagctgaggtccacAGAAGGGAAGCTACTTGTGTAATGTGTGAGCTGGAACTTCAGCCTGTCTCCTAATTCCTAGTCTCATGTTTTCCCTCTGTCCTGCCAGATTCCTTGAGCTGCTGCCAAATTCTCACCTATATCTGACTTTTAAATTCCATTCTTTCTTAAGGATGTGTGATCTTCAGTAAGTTCCCTGGCCTTTGCTCTGGCTTGCCTTTCCCTCTATGTGAATGGGGGTGCTGTTTCCCCATCTAGCTTGTAGAGGGCAGCTTATGCCTCATGAAGTGAGGATTGTACAGGCCCTGACCCTCTGTTCCTCCTCTTGTTCTTTTCCAGCTGCGTGGGTCCAGGTATCACCATCTCTGGAGGTTCACGAAGGGGAGGCAGTGTCCTTGAGCTGCAAAGTGACAGGGGGGGCCCCTGATGGAACCACCTACCACTGGTACCGGGACAGTCGGCACCTCCCCGAGCCCACGGTGTCCATGCTCCACTTTCCTTCCATCACTGCTGAGCAGGGTGGTGCCTACCATTGCCAGGCCCGGGCCCCGGGGGGTGCTGCCAGCCTTGCCTCCCCCGTTAGCCTTCATGTGTCCTGTAAGTACTGCCCCTGTGGCTggggaaatggagggaaagagagagaaaaagaagagttgCCAGTGGAGGGTATCTGGGAAAAGGCAAGGgttggagaggggggagaaaagagaaagaggaggaagagaaattggaaaggagaaagagggggacAAACCAGGTGTTCTTTTAGAGTATTCAGGGCAGTCAGGTAGAGGGAATGGGAGCCCTGGGGGAGAAAGGAGTAGGTCATGTTCCCATGTCACACGGAGGGGATCCTCAGCAATTTATTCCCAGAGTTTCAGAACTCAAACCTGTAGGGATGTGAGATAGTGTCTGTCCCCCAACCCCAGCGCTCCTGTACACTCTTCTAAGAGTAGTTGGGGTACTTATTCCAACTTAAAGTGGGATAGAGAGTCTGCCTCCTCAGGTGCCCAGAGACAAGGTATGTGAGGCAGGTGCCCAGGCTGGGGATTTCCCCTCTGCTCCACAGCTGGCTATGCCCACCGTCAGGAAGCCAGAACCTTGGTCTGAGAGACCAAGGGCTTAGGAAAAGAGTCTGTGGAGTGGGATCCTATTAGCTTATCTTGTACAtttttctccccctgcccccactctCCCCACACAGACCGGCCACGACAGCCTACCCTCACTGCCTTGCTAGAATTAGAAGCTGGGAGGTTGGGGCTCATCCTGTGCCAAGTAGACAGTGATCCCCAGGCCCAGATGAGGCTGCTCAGGGGCAGCCAGCTCCTGGCTTCCTCGGAGAGCAGAATTGGAGTGGACTCTTTCCGAGTTACTCGGGCCTTCAATGTCCTCCGTGTGGAGATCCCAAATGTACTGCTTGAAGATGAAGGAGTGTATACCTGTGAAGCCAGCAATGTCCTTGGGAATGCTACAGCTTCTGTGGCCTTCAGTGCTgaaagtgagtgtgtgtgtgtggggggggggggtgggggtggggaggtggtgATGGGAGGAGGCATTTTAGATCCAGGTTGATttaaaagtgaagtgaacagaaccaagagaacactgagCCCAGCAACAGAGCTATTGTGTGGTGATCAACTGAGAAAGACTCTGATCCaaacaatgatctgagacaattccaaagatgaaaaatgctgtttacctccagagagagaactgatgaactttaagtgtagattgaagcagactttttccactttatttattcattttgcaaTATAGCAAATATGGAAATACACtttgcatgacctcacatgtataattgatacatTGCCTTATCAATGGGAGGGAGTGGATTTGGAActcacaataaaaaagaatgttaaaaacagCATGTTTGTCCAGTTGGCTCAGAGGTGAGGAATGATTCTGGTTGGCTCTCGATTCCACCATCTCTTTTTTATACCAAAGGGATAACTGTTTATAATAAATAACATGTTTCTGCTCTCAGAAAGAGGAGGATGGGTGTGCCTCATGGCCGCTAGTCTGACCGCTGGTTCACCTTCTCTCCCCAACAGCTGTGGTAGTTCAGGTGTTGCCCTCGCTGACCGTTCGGGAGGGCCGGGCTGTGAACTTGACTTGTGTGGTCTCAGCGGCTGACATTACCCAGCTCAACTACACGTGGTACCGGAATGAGCAGTGggtgggtggaggccctggctcctcctccatcttcctccCCAGCGTTTCTGCTTCTGATGCTGCCTCTTACCGCTGTGCTGTGGACACTCCCGAGGGGAGCACGCGCCTCTCCTCCCCCAAGAGCCTCACTGTTCTCTGTGAGTCCCAGGGTGGGCTGGCTCCAGGGGCTTTGAATTACCTTATGGCCTCACTCTGGGGCAGGGCAGGGGACAGTATCTGAGGATAGGGTTTGAATGATTcttgtcttcattttaaaaattggggaAATGAGTCAATATCTCATGTAGGAGCAGCCACTGCAACTCGTCCCAAAGCCCTTTCTGGGCTgctttctcatttcatctttccatCTCAGAATCTATGATTCTTTAGTTATCTTGGCCAAACAGGGATAGCAAGAtggattattcccatttcacagatgacaaaGGCAAGGCCTTGAGAAGGTGTGGAATTTGGCCAAGGCCCATGTCAAATTAAGGGAAGCTGGGGCTCCAGATGGATTCCCAATCTAGCATGGGAGAGGGGCAGAGCTGTAGCTAGAGATCCTGACACCTGGGTGTGGGGTGCCGAGGACAGGTCAGCCTCAGGGACactggggagaaggggacagcCTGCTTCCCAGAGACTGGAGGGAGACAAGGCTGACCTAGGAGAGAGGTGCCACATGGCAAGACCCTGGGGGTGGCTCAGGGCAGCAGTGGGAGCCAGTGATAGTGGTGATGAAGTGAAGGGATAGTGGTCACTGTGGAGAGGAAGCACATACCTTTTTCTGTGGTCAGTAGTCTGGGACAAAGTTTGCTTTGCAATGTGCTAGTTATGACcatgaggaaggggagaagacaCGAAGGGTGGGGAGACTCTTGGATAAGACTATGGGGAGAACGTTCATGGGAGCCTAGTCCTATCTCTGAAacagacctcagaggtcacaatgtctccattttacagaggggtaAACCGAGGCTCAGGGAGGTGAGGGATTCAGACCTTAGAAGCTGTTGAGtccaaatttcttcattttacaaataaggaaactgaggctcaagaagCCAAAGTCACATGCTAAATTGAATTCTCTGACTAGTGCTGCTTGATCCCACTATCCCTCATGCTCCCTGTCAGTCTgcatcttcccttcccttcaactCTTCCCATCACCTCCTTCAAGAAGGTCTCCCTGTTTGATGTTTCCCCTGTTCTGATTTCCTTCCCTTAGATCCACCCCGGGCACTGCGTTTTACATCTCTGCTTGAGAGCCAAATAGGACAGCCGGCTGTGTTGTTGTGCACTGTGGACAGCCAACCTCCGGCCATGCTGGCTTTGAGCTGGGCTGGTCAACTCCTGGCCTCCTCTTCCACTGGGCAAGCCCGACTAGGGGCATTCTCTACCCTTAACACCCTTCGTCTTGAGCTGCAGGAGCAGAAGGACCTCGGGAGTGGCCTCTATACCTGTTCTGCCAAGAACTTTCTGGGCCAGGCTAACACCTCCCTGGAGCTGCACCTAGAGGGTGAGCACAGGACAGGGGATGGCAGGACTGCAAAGCGTGATGGGAGGAATGTCCCATCTCTCTTGACCTCTGTCCCTTGTCTCCTGTTCCTGTGTCCCCTGCTGAATCCTTCACTGGATAGGGGGTTGGCTCCTCAAGGGGATGTTTGCAGAGTTGGAAGGGGGTGGGCACAGGGTCTGTTCTCCCAAAACACCTGACTTCACCCTCCTGATCATACAGAGGTCTATTCTCCATATGGATTAAAGGATTTAAATTTAGAGGTGGCATTAGAGATTGAGATCAACcttctcatttatagatgagaaaactgaggcacagagggagtGAAATGACCCAGGTAGTGAATGAGTTTGatttagaacccaggtcctttagATCAAGAGCTCTTTCCACTCTGTCATTAGCCCCCTGACTGGGAATGAAAATCCCCCCATTAGTGTCCCCCAGATCATGCCATATGGGCAGATGCCTATGCTGCTTATGACTAGGGTTTCCCTAGGATGTCTTATGTAGGGATAGCTCATGGACTAACCCAGTAAGCAAGCCTTGGTTAGGTACCTACTTTTACGATCTTAGGCACTGGTCTTATAAAGATAGAACAAAATAATTCCAGGGGAGAAACCATGTAcaaaatataagtatatacaaagtataaACAGGAAATTCAAGGTGATTTTTTTGGAAGGGGAGGAGTAAGGTTTTTAGTGAGGGAGAGGGGGTGGTGGTAAGGAAAATCTCCTCACAGAAAGCTGGGAATCTTGGGCTCCAGGCACAAAGCCTGTCTCTTTCCTGTCCAGCTAGTCCCCCCCACCCTGAACTCTGTCTCCTTGCCCTGTAGTCACCAGAGTGTCCATAACCCCATCCAGCGAGGTGCTCGAGGACACACCTGTCATCCTGACATGTGAGGACCCTGCTGCCAAGCCCCCCACCATCTATACCTGGTATCACAATGGCCGCTGGCTCCAGGAGGGGTCCACTTACATCCTCCAGCTCCTTGGCACCAGCAGGGCCCGAGATGCCGGGGCCTACACCTGCACCGCTCGAGATGCCCGGGGGGTCCGAAGTTCCCAGCCTGCCTCTCTGCAACGCCTGtgtaagggggagggagggagcccaGTTAGAGGCAGCACTTTTGTCCAGGTCTTGTGATTCTCAGCTCAGAGATCTAAAGCAAGAAGAGACagtagaggtcatctattccaataccctcatttttgaggaaacaggctcagagaaagAAAGTGTAAGACTGGACCCCAGATCCTCTTCCTCCAAAGCTAGGCTTCTTTCTGATGCACCAGGCTCCTTTGATGGTAATGCCTGCACCCACTAGGCATCCATGGGCGGCGTCATGAGCTGCCTAGCTGCTTCAGAATACTACTATTATATTTTACGCTGTATATACTATTAGTGtcagatctggagttaggaactGGCCCCAG from Notamacropus eugenii isolate mMacEug1 chromosome 1, mMacEug1.pri_v2, whole genome shotgun sequence includes these protein-coding regions:
- the SIGLEC1 gene encoding sialoadhesin isoform X1, whose protein sequence is MLLLSWLLLLASAFQQVLGSWKVISPENVQGVKGSCLVIPCTFSFPSDVKTDKGIKGIWYRDYSNADKKMVVSHSQELEQVEKRYQGRAVFLGDLQQKTCNLLLRKLSPEDNGDYTFRFEIVGVDSWSAKKSTAIQVTEEPGTPTIASPAHLQEDTQVIFSCSTPYVCPEDGTPLSWHGQDPVHSSIEQLQVLEPTRIIYQQSLSIALSWRDHGRTLTCQFSASGKQSQGQIQLQVQYAPRGVEVSLRPSKQNIHLGDSFTLTCHINGSHPKPTTFRWFKDGTLHDANQEVLQVSKATREDQGRYSCEVENAVGTRAAAPITVPIFDPLIQVHPPGIVQEGQAVALTCTLPGEEQQNVSYSWFKNNVWIEELAVQTLTYTQVSSTNAGFYFCQVQNSKGIKASPPVNLVVTYPPRVPVLTSFLETQRGQRAIIHCSVDSKPQANLSLRHAGQLLASSNSQDTPSQRFSVSSGYNSLRLTIQGLEADDGGDYQCEAINALGKATSNHDLKANTAWVGIDPADEVVEGKEVTLSCVAAQGDQPYALYTWYRNGEWLQEGPFSFLTFPKVLSVNSGSYHCRAQDSLGSSRTSPPAALTVLYPPRQPTLTALVDMEAGRLGLLLCRVDSDPPADLRLLQGDQLVATSRCGCGCGQSHPRAQATSSPNSLRVEIHNVVLEDEGEYTCEATNSLGNSTASVAFQAQSTHLVIFPSTTVKEGEEANLTCVVIRESNNSLMNFTWYRDGAQWAQGSQETVVLQPVTRTDAALYSCHVSTQIGERRSPTVALHVLYPPASPHLSAFLDTTGGRVAVFLCTIDSNPPATMTLFHGEELVASSLSSRVLEGRQLQVEASPNSLKMEIKDLRLEDTGNYRCQATNAHGSASTTIFFQVHAAWVQVSPSLEVHEGEAVSLSCKVTGGAPDGTTYHWYRDSRHLPEPTVSMLHFPSITAEQGGAYHCQARAPGGAASLASPVSLHVSYRPRQPTLTALLELEAGRLGLILCQVDSDPQAQMRLLRGSQLLASSESRIGVDSFRVTRAFNVLRVEIPNVLLEDEGVYTCEASNVLGNATASVAFSAETVVVQVLPSLTVREGRAVNLTCVVSAADITQLNYTWYRNEQWVGGGPGSSSIFLPSVSASDAASYRCAVDTPEGSTRLSSPKSLTVLYPPRALRFTSLLESQIGQPAVLLCTVDSQPPAMLALSWAGQLLASSSTGQARLGAFSTLNTLRLELQEQKDLGSGLYTCSAKNFLGQANTSLELHLEVTRVSITPSSEVLEDTPVILTCEDPAAKPPTIYTWYHNGRWLQEGSTYILQLLGTSRARDAGAYTCTARDARGVRSSQPASLQRLYAPRDIFLTSFLDTRAGRVTVLQCTVDSEPPAELTLSRDGRLVASGQSLFGSLVGRSRVHTTHNTLRLELWDVSMEEEGDYLCSAQNTFGSITTTGQLWGEGLRVTAEPGLEIHEGESLNMTCLLTSQAQENTTYTWSWNSRWLQEGPEPMLMFSQVASDHAGVYQCHAEGSLGRASSAPVSLKVLYAPRTPVVTSFLEPETGLWGILHCHVDSEPRSELTFYHGTHLIASTRPGSHRYPHIQVSTSYNTLRVDIQDMNSKDQGEYVCLASNALGTTSSSVYFGTRVLDHLNLYQMLFIIFIVLSCCLLLLLSLGIIHVWNRKSLFYKLTADENLVEMASQKKKAQVEEEAAVKEAQGFAKESEVNSTRSTENVQINSGFCRPDLDTFL